CATACATACCATCACCTAAATACCATTCTTTATGTTTGTTTAAAGGGTAGTCTAAACGCATCATATCTGCATCTGCATCAAACTTAAGTAATGCAGCTTCTATCATTCCTGAAAAAAGTAACCAATTACTATAATATGGTTTTATAACTCGTGTAGATTTTAAAGCGTTAATTACATTTTCTTTTGTGGTTGTATCTAAAGGCTCCCACAATTGTTTTGGTGCTCTAATTAGTGCTTGTGCAAAAAAGGCAGCGTCCACTAAAGGTTGTTTATCGTTGTTAAAATTCATAAAATCTGGCGACTTAGGATTCGTTGCATTATGAATACATTTTTGAGCTAATAAAATGTATTTTGCTCTTAACTTACCTTCCTCTGTTTTATCTGGTCCTAATTCCAACCAAGGAGCCATCCCTGAAAGCAACCTACCAAAAGCTTCTAGATATGTTACATGTGTACGATCGTCCCATGCGCCTGGAGATTTTTCTACTGGCATTAATTTTTTCAATTCGTTTTTGCTTAATGAAGTTAAAACAGGATCTCCAATTTTAATTAATGAAGACACGAAAAATTCTCGAACCTCTTTAGGTGTTTCTTCTTGTGAATATATTTTATTTATGGATAGAATAGAAATTCCCAAAACTATTAGGATGTATTTTAATTGATAAATCATATAAATTGTAGTTTAAAAATTCTTGACTTTATTTGAAATGTAAAATATAATTAAATTATAAAACACTTGTATCATTTTGAGTAATATAAAATATCTATAAGCAAAAAGACTATCTGCTGAATAGTCTTTTACTTTACATATAATATTATTTTAGTGTTTTATTAAGAGCTTTTTTATTGAGGTTTTTTCTCCTTTGTTTAATTTAAGTATATACATACCTGATGGTAATTTAGAAACATTTAGTTCTCCATGGGCACTATTTACGAAGTTTTTAGTTTTTAATAATCTGCCATTTATATCATATATATTGGCTGTTGTTAATTCATTACTATTATCTATAGAACTAAAATTTAATATATTATCTGCTGGTATTGGCCAAAAAGACAACCCTTCTATACAATTATTTTCACATGTTTCGGTTGAAAGGGTTTTATTATAAAGATTAGCAATGTCTTGAGCTGTTAATTCATAATTGTAAATTCTAAAGTCATCAATACGCCCACTTAATAAGGGATTTGTAGAGAATTGACTTTTCCCTATATAATTAAACATAGGTTTAAAATCGATAGGTCTAGCTGTTACGGTATTAGATTCATTAATTAAAATGCCATTAATATATAATCGTGCTGCGGTAGCTCCTAAAGTAATAGCCACATGAGACCATTGATTTTCGGTTAAGGCTACTGTGGCATCCAACGTTTGTAAACCACTGCCATTATTAATTCCAAATTGCACATATCCTGTACCAGAATATGGAGACATATACATAAATTCGTTTGGGTTGTTACCAAAGTCGAAAATACGTTGCCAAACATTACCACCATTCCAATACACCCATGTTGCTACTGTAATTTCTTCTTGATTTGCTATATCTGGTGGTACCTGCAAGAAAGAGCTGCCATTTAAAACCAAGGATTCTGAACCAATTTCACCACTATCGTATGAAATAGCTCCCGATGAAGCTGTATGATTTAAGTTTATTGATGTATCTAAAATGTTTTGCTCAAATTCATAATGAGCAACAAGGGCATTATTTCCACTAGTAGTTGCTGAAACTTCAACAGTATAAGAAGAACTATTTAATGAACTATCAACAGCCTTTATTTTGTAAAAATATTGCCTCCCTATGGTTACTGTATTATCTACAAATGATGTAGTAGTAACGTTTCTTCCTATAGTACTATAAGTTCCTCCAGCAGATTCTGCTCTAAATATAGTATAACCTGCAACATCTCCTTCAGGACTAACCGTCCAATTAAGTTGTATAGATTCTGGATTCCCTGTAGCTATTAAGTTAGTTGGTGCTGTTGGGGCATCAAATTCTACGGGTGCACCTATTGGTAAAAAACGCCATTGTTGGCTATGAGCATCTGTTCCTGTTTCTCGCTCCCATTGGCGAACGTTAGCATTATCTGTAATAGAAGCAGCATCTAAAAACTTACCACTTACACGACTACCAATAAAAAACCAACCATCCTCAGCATACTCAATAAACCAATGTCTGTTTAAACTTGAGCTATCTCCGGCAGATACTATATTCGTATTATTATCAAGACGAGAAGCATCAACTGCTAATTTTTGAATTGTAGCACTTCCTAAGCCAATTTTATAATAGGTAAAATCGCCTCCAACATCAGCAGGTACCATACTCATTTCCCACTGTTGGAACAATTGATCTGCATCTGAACCAATTACAATATTAGCACCATTGGCAGTAGAACCCCCTGCTACTTGTATTACCTTTCCACTTTCACGATTTACTAACTTATACATACCGTTAATAGCTGGCTGTACATCCTCTCCCCATTGAATATTGATAAGGCGTTCTGCGTTAGGTTGATTTTGGTGATAACCCGTACCTCCAGGCATTTGCATAAAAAACTCTCTTTGTGGGCCTTGTCCATCATAAAAAACAGCTCTGTCTTTAGAAACAAATTTGTACGATGTGGCTACCGCTTGCCTTTCTGATGCACCTAGGTAAGCTTCTACTTGACCATCATCATTACGGTATACTGCAGCCGCAGTCCAATTCCCTCTGTTTTCAGTATAAGCTAATCGAGACCCTTTTGTTGCTTTTAAAAAACGACCTCCTGTATACTCTGGTGTTCCCCACCATATACCCATTTGTAAACCATACTCAAGTCCTGCCATAGCTTCAATTACGTTATGCAATTCATCATTACTTGCATAGTTACCATCTTGTCTAACAAGTTCAAAAAATGATGCATAGTTAGCAAAACTTCCCGCTAATTGGTGCGTAGTACCTTCCTCGAGCGTATTCTTTAAATACGTATACCAAGGTTCTGCTTGATCCGTATTTAATGTACTTGAAGTAATTCGTACACCATCAAGTTCGGGTAGTTTGCGCAACTCTGTATTTAGAGCCAAACTGAATGGTTTATCTCCATTACCATATGTACTACCATTATCGCATTCATTACATGGCGCTACTGAAATTACGTTATGGCCTGCATCTTCAAAATAACGAATAGTAGCTGCAATGTTTGCTGCCCATGCCACTGGATCGTAACCACCATTAGATGGATCACCATAACTAGCATCAACAGAATTACGAATGCTATTCATGGTTAAGTTCATTGGGCGCCCTAATAAAGCAAGATAACCAAGACGTTTATTAAGTAACAATTTAATATCTGGATGAAGTTCATCATTATTTGGTCCTACCAATGGTAGATGAGTGAAATAGGATACACGAACTACATCAACGTTATCAATTCCCATGAAAGAAATAGATCTTTTAACATTAGTTTCATTTGCTTGTGCAGTGTCTAGGCCCCATACTAATGGTTTAGCAACACCTGTAGCATTTATATCGTAGATTAATATTTCATCTGCCGAAGGTTGAACTTCGAGATGACTACTAGTGCTCGTTTGGGCATTAATTTGCCATATCCCTATTGCAAAGAGCAAAAAGAACGAAATAAAAAGTGGTGGTTTTTTCATTAGTTTAGTTTATTAGGTTTAGTTATATCTTTTGTGTGTAGTTATAGATCACAAACTCCTTCTATACAGAAAAAATTTATTTAAAACATCAAAAGGCACTATGCAAAAAACATAAAATTATAAGATGCTTAGGGTAATAAATCGGTTGAAATTGGCGTACAAAATGCCTTATACCTAATTTATTCTTTAATTGTTTTAAAAAAGTAGGATGATTGCTTTTTAAACTATTTATAAGAATGAATTCCTGTAGTGGTTGGTTCTACAGGAATAATACTCCCGCCTACATTAAATTCTAATTTATTATGAATACTTTGCGGTTGAAACCAGCTGCAGCTCCCATAGTTACACCTTTAGGACGATTAAAACAGTGATAAACAATATATCACATGTTAGTCTCTGGAGTTTGTAGGGCATTATTCATGTATCTAAAATGGCATATCTTACTCCTTAATTTGGACTTCTTGCTATACCATCTTCAGATCACATAAAATAATACTTGCCATTTCTATAAAATGCTGTATTGTTCTGTTTTGATTTGAAAATTTATAGTTTTTAGTTAGTTCAACTATTGAAAATGTATATCCTACTGAACCATTCCTAAAATATTGAGGGTTTGCTGGCTATAACATTAATACCTGAAATTAATTGAAACTCGGTATTCAGGTTTTTTTATTTAAAGGAAGATAAATAGTATTATTTTCATCATCAATAGCCACATTATTCTTTTTAATTACTTCAGTATTAAACCCTATAAAAAAGCATTTTCTCCTATTTTCTCCATTTTTTTAAAAGAGACGCTTCTTCCGTTTGCGTTATTGGGATTACAGTACCATGACGTGGGTGAAAATTCATTGAAATGGCATCATCAACTACTGAAAAACTCATTAAATCTGTACTTTTTGTAAATTGATATTTTCCAGAGGTATACATATCATACATTAAAATATAAGTATCTGAACCAATCAGCTTAAAAATACTAGAACCCTCAACTGGTTTATCTGTTACGTTCATAAAACCTTCTAACTCCTTATATCCACTTGTTAAATTATCTGAAATAGCCTGCATAATCCCTTTTTTAGATTCATCTTCATTTTTGAAAAAGAGATGGTATTTTCCATCTTTATAAATAATATCGCCATCAATACATGCTGCATTGCTTGGACTGTAATATAATTGTTTTGGAACAGTTTCTAATCCTGTGAAATCTTTATTTGCATAGGCATAATAAATAATATCTGGACCTTTATCACCTAACATAGACCAGTAAATCATATATTTATTAGTATCCTTATCATAAATAGTTTGCGGTGCCCAAACACGTTTTACATCCCCAAACTCTTTAGGATAAGTTTCTGGTATGTTTATAACTGTAGATGACCAATTAATTAAATCGGTAGATTTCATTAAAACCATAGCATAATTATTCCATCCCTGTTCTGTCACATACAAATCTGTTACAACCATGTAGAATGTTGTTCCATCTTCACCACGCAAAATATGAGGGTCTCGCACACCGCCAGATGTACTAATAGCTTTAGAATCTATAATAGGTTCATTATTATTAAGTGCATAATAATTATAACCATCTTTACTTAGAGCATAACGTATTGACTCTTCTCCTGGGCCGTTTCCTACAAAATAAGTAAATAGATAATTTTTAAATTGAATATCATTTGTTGTAGCTGATTTGGTGTTTAAATCACTAGCTGTTTTCTTGTAAAGTTTATGACAAGATGTTAGTAGTAAAATAAAAAGTGCAAAACTAATCGCAAATATTCTTTGTAATTTCATCTCTTTTTAATTATTAGGAACAATTAAGAAACTGTATTCATATTTTTCATCTAAAAGCTTATAAGCATCATGTGTTTGTGCACCCCAACTCGTATCTCCTCCAACACCCATTTGTTTATAATCTATATTTAATGAGGTTAAATCTCTTGTTTGTACATCTACGGTATGTCTATTTGTAACCACATCGCCTTCACTTTGTCTGCCATCTGTGCGTTCTAAAGATTCAAAATCTTCCATGATAGAATGATGCGCACTAAAATCTATCGTTGGAAAGCCATAAATTTTTATGCCTTTTCCTGCTTTATTTCTAAGACTCAGCCATCTTACATCACTCTTATTTCCATTTTCTTGAGGACGGATGTAAGCCCAATTAAAATCTTCAACCCAGCCAGAATAAACGTCTATTTTAGCACCGGTTTTTCTATCTAAATAATTTTCGTAAGGTCCTCTTCCGTACCATGATACGTTATCAAACTCTTTTAAAAGCTGAATATTCAAACCGACTCTTGGTAAATCTGGCAAGTTGTCTTGTGTCTTTTCAAACGTGTTTTTTATTAAAATAGAACCATCAATTTTTATGCTATAGTCCGTTTGAAATTCTGCTATTTTAAGATTCTCTTCATTTAACAAATCATATTTCACAACAATTAAAGCATCGCCATTATGCATATTAGCTTTAATACTTGCTAATGTTCTATTCTTACTAGCATACCTCCAAACACGACTTTTTTTATGTAGATCATTTCCAAAATCGTTGTCAATGGGTGCTCTCCAAAAGTTTGGAGTAAATCCGTTTTTATCTTTTATGATGTTTTTACCGTCTTTAAAACTTAAACCTGTTAGGATTCCTGA
The genomic region above belongs to Mariniflexile litorale and contains:
- a CDS encoding glycoside hydrolase family 43 protein, coding for MKLQRIFAISFALFILLLTSCHKLYKKTASDLNTKSATTNDIQFKNYLFTYFVGNGPGEESIRYALSKDGYNYYALNNNEPIIDSKAISTSGGVRDPHILRGEDGTTFYMVVTDLYVTEQGWNNYAMVLMKSTDLINWSSTVINIPETYPKEFGDVKRVWAPQTIYDKDTNKYMIYWSMLGDKGPDIIYYAYANKDFTGLETVPKQLYYSPSNAACIDGDIIYKDGKYHLFFKNEDESKKGIMQAISDNLTSGYKELEGFMNVTDKPVEGSSIFKLIGSDTYILMYDMYTSGKYQFTKSTDLMSFSVVDDAISMNFHPRHGTVIPITQTEEASLLKKWRK
- a CDS encoding DUF2264 domain-containing protein, which codes for MIYQLKYILIVLGISILSINKIYSQEETPKEVREFFVSSLIKIGDPVLTSLSKNELKKLMPVEKSPGAWDDRTHVTYLEAFGRLLSGMAPWLELGPDKTEEGKLRAKYILLAQKCIHNATNPKSPDFMNFNNDKQPLVDAAFFAQALIRAPKQLWEPLDTTTKENVINALKSTRVIKPYYSNWLLFSGMIEAALLKFDADADMMRLDYPLNKHKEWYLGDGMYGDGPNFHWDYYNSFVIQPMILDILKVLYEKDKNAKNDYDVALKRAKRYAAIQERLISPDGTYPPIGRSLAYRFGAFQLLSQIALWTELPIEISPEQVRSALYTMIYNQINAPGTFNKNGWLQIGLYGHQPNIGEGYISTGSLYLCSEAFLVLGLPSNDAFWSNPYQPWTQKKIWSGQNTAIDHAIKD
- a CDS encoding LamG-like jellyroll fold domain-containing protein; this translates as MKKPPLFISFFLLFAIGIWQINAQTSTSSHLEVQPSADEILIYDINATGVAKPLVWGLDTAQANETNVKRSISFMGIDNVDVVRVSYFTHLPLVGPNNDELHPDIKLLLNKRLGYLALLGRPMNLTMNSIRNSVDASYGDPSNGGYDPVAWAANIAATIRYFEDAGHNVISVAPCNECDNGSTYGNGDKPFSLALNTELRKLPELDGVRITSSTLNTDQAEPWYTYLKNTLEEGTTHQLAGSFANYASFFELVRQDGNYASNDELHNVIEAMAGLEYGLQMGIWWGTPEYTGGRFLKATKGSRLAYTENRGNWTAAAVYRNDDGQVEAYLGASERQAVATSYKFVSKDRAVFYDGQGPQREFFMQMPGGTGYHQNQPNAERLINIQWGEDVQPAINGMYKLVNRESGKVIQVAGGSTANGANIVIGSDADQLFQQWEMSMVPADVGGDFTYYKIGLGSATIQKLAVDASRLDNNTNIVSAGDSSSLNRHWFIEYAEDGWFFIGSRVSGKFLDAASITDNANVRQWERETGTDAHSQQWRFLPIGAPVEFDAPTAPTNLIATGNPESIQLNWTVSPEGDVAGYTIFRAESAGGTYSTIGRNVTTTSFVDNTVTIGRQYFYKIKAVDSSLNSSSYTVEVSATTSGNNALVAHYEFEQNILDTSINLNHTASSGAISYDSGEIGSESLVLNGSSFLQVPPDIANQEEITVATWVYWNGGNVWQRIFDFGNNPNEFMYMSPYSGTGYVQFGINNGSGLQTLDATVALTENQWSHVAITLGATAARLYINGILINESNTVTARPIDFKPMFNYIGKSQFSTNPLLSGRIDDFRIYNYELTAQDIANLYNKTLSTETCENNCIEGLSFWPIPADNILNFSSIDNSNELTTANIYDINGRLLKTKNFVNSAHGELNVSKLPSGMYILKLNKGEKTSIKKLLIKH